The Ignavibacteria bacterium genomic interval GACGAAATCGGCAGGTAATCATGAATATTACTCCGATCTAAAGTTTGACGACAGCACTTCGTTTCTCAATGCATCTGAGGAAAGGCCTGAATCCTTACCATTAATGACGACAAGCTACGGTCAAATAAAGCATAATCCGCAGTTTATAGTATCATTTTCAATACTGGTTCTGTCCTATGCTTTTTTCGGTCTTATGATAATATATAACGCCAGGAAAATACTATTTGCCGCTAAGGCGGATAATTTATTCAAGAGGGAGAATTCCAAGTCGGTTAAATTCATAGGCTTATATATACTTCTCAGTGAAGTTGTAAGAGTCCTGCTAGTCTACTGGATGAACAGCACTACGGTAAAAGGGATTAAATATTTTGTATCATGGGCTGTAAATCCCCTTTCACGAAGTTACACTTTTTCATTCTCAGACATAAATTACTGGACGTTATTCATCGGGCTTGTGGTAGTTATTCTTTCTGAAGTATTCAGATCGGGCGCCAGGCTAAAGGAAGATTTGGATCTTACAA includes:
- a CDS encoding DUF2975 domain-containing protein, with the protein product MKHTSSPLSANLSRVLNITWYSGIAISSVLLLLVCSFLIVTFGDFNVNVPPLTYESGNYTYHFNNKYLHIIKNDELVKEHLKKEMRLFTGRNDTSAATAFFSNLYKSLYGVEGLKYPQRTKSAGNHEYYSDLKFDDSTSFLNASEERPESLPLMTTSYGQIKHNPQFIVSFSILVLSYAFFGLMIIYNARKILFAAKADNLFKRENSKSVKFIGLYILLSEVVRVLLVYWMNSTTVKGIKYFVSWAVNPLSRSYTFSFSDINYWTLFIGLVVVILSEVFRSGARLKEDLDLTI